One part of the Anopheles coustani chromosome 2, idAnoCousDA_361_x.2, whole genome shotgun sequence genome encodes these proteins:
- the LOC131265792 gene encoding protein nessun dorma isoform X2, protein MDVYEFKKTYLTRLLETSNVLNGGGASIPASAIRSEWINFVEVAVEPTGWQALWKASRPVCEQLCVKYPLVVLGTVDQVLFDELKATFLIEAILDDDVHLPEDKITVDLEELWPLREQNNPALNVNITADCIDKLRFFYQHLWMPWDVDIEDDHSWVAKHLDTRIRFSYDLKNKTMSRQLSSHALALLAESRYIQRKRELLELEIGEEDQDDEDDADNETSLMADNRAGELLQLNLRLNTIKNEISILENPVMRSVFEKLRFGNEKGKESTRMAYIVTQAGTIDEQLRYLADAKAMMDQKMLVKMCDSLQHALDHCSPDSVVYLPPGTRQDIKFLEYLNNDGSFRGVSDSLFIGDFDEASKTNPIIASKDDDSVLLTIDGDFTLENIKLDCSNVRTGVVIKKGNVTFRNCCFTGDPSSSTKQGIVIFGNCNITFDRCLIKEFATGIYSNHDCTISLLDTTISHCMTGLEMLDQCRVLFRSTRVLNSAQYGVLLEDFNDAEDNHHSDNQSNSSSQIFEDFNTVEREEFTFDGNCEFRGNVKGNFAIRKGCTDRFNSSCFVDEDERSSESADPDDSQQEEPSACNATNDIEAMED, encoded by the exons ATGGACGTGTACGAATTCAAAAAAACCTATCTCACACGGCTGCTAGAAACGAGCAACGTACTCAACGGAGGTGGTGCATCTATACCGGCATCGGCCATTCGCTCCGAATGGATTAATTTCGTTGAGGTTGCCGTCGAACCAACAGGATGGCAAGCCCTCTGGAAAGCCTCACGTCCAGTTTGCGAACAACTATGCGTAAAGTATCCGTTGGTTGTGCTCGGGACCGTAGATCAGGTGCTGTTCGACGAGCTGAAGGCAACGTTTCTCATCGAAGCAATCCTGGATGATGACGTACATTTGCCCGAGGACAAGATCACCGTCGACCTGGAGGAACTGTGGCCACTGCGGGAACAAAACAATCCCGCCCTGAACGTAAACATTACTGCCGATTGCATCGATAAGCTGCGATTCTTTTATCAACATCTTTGGATGCCCTGGGACGTCGACATCGAGGATGACCACAGCTGGGTCGCCAAGCACCTGGACACCCGGATCCGTTTCTCGTACGatctgaaaaacaaaactatgtcACGGCAATTGTCGTCCCACGCCCTGGCGCTGCTTGCAGAGTCTAGATACATCCAGCGCAAGCGGGAACTGCTGGAGCTGGAAATAGGTGAGGAGGATCAAGACGATGAGGATGACGCTGACAATGAAACCTCCCTGATGGCGGACAATCGGGCAGGTGAATTGCTACAGTTGAACCTTCGTTTGAACACGATTAAAAACGAAATCAGCATCCTGGAGAATCCCGTCATGCGCAGTGTATTCGAGAAGCTACGCTTCGGAAATGAAAAAGGCAAAGAAAGCACTCGTATGGCGTACATCGTCACACAAGCTGGAACGATTGACGAACAACTCCGATACCTGGCCGATGCTAAGGCAATGATGGACCAGAAGATGCTGGTGAAAATGTGTGACTCATTGCAGCACGCTCTCGACCACTGTAGTCCGGATAGCGTGGTGTATCTTCCACCCGGAACACGTCAAGATATTAAATTCCTGGAATACCTCAACAACGATGGATCTTTCCGGGGTGTAAGCGATTCGTTGTTCATAGGAGACTTTGATGAAGCGTCGAAAACAAATCCTATCATCGCTTCGAAAGACGACGATAGCGTCCTCTTAACAATCGATGGCGATTTTACGCTGGAAAATATAAAGCTCGATTGTTCGAACGTGCGAACCGGGGTGGTCATTAAGAAAGGTAATGTTACGTTCCGCAATTGCTGCTTCACGGGCGATCCAAGCTCCAGTACCAAGCAGGGCATAGTTATATTCGGAAATTGCAACATAACATTCGATCGTTGCTTGATCAAAGAATTTGCCACCGGCATTTACAGCAATCATGATTGTACGATCAGTTTGCTCGATACCACCATTAGCCACTGCATGACAGGTCTCGAGATGCTTGACCAGTGCCGGGTGCTGTTCCGCTCAACCCGAGTGTTGAACAGTGCCCAGTACGGTGTGCTTTTGGAGGATTTCAACGATGCCGAAGACAACCATCATTCCGACAATCAGTCGAACAGTTCGTCGCAGATCTTCGAAGATTTCAACACTGTCGAAAGGGAAGAGTTCACCTTCGATGGAAACTGCGAATTCCGGGGAAATGTGAAGGGAAACTTTGCCATTCGAAAGGGATGTACCGATCGCTTCAACAGTTCCTGCTTCGTGGATGAAGACGAGCGCTCCTCAGAGTCGGCAGATCCCGATGATAGTCAGCAGGAAGAACCTTCCGCCTGTAATGCTACGAAT GACATTGAAGCGATGGAAGACTAA
- the LOC131265802 gene encoding pyridine nucleotide-disulfide oxidoreductase domain-containing protein 1 produces the protein MSDDLCCTYLIVGGGIAGVTCAETLALLRTNPTERILLLNESSLVKAVTNVVPLGKVLNRFDVEEKDAQELTTNSQVDVLLDQLDTIVSEHHYVRTVAGRCIKYRFLCLCTGARPNIIDKAKGNPNVIGIRDTESVQQFQKRIHTASRLVVVGNGGIASELVYEVGGMEEIHWVIKDAYISSTFVDSGAATFFRERLGKKDKDEGAKPIYKRMRYVEEKNEEEAATIGDADSSCVAGNKRGAALGPDWHRAFDIRKHGENFPNTGKVTVHHSVEIEAINDRSNGEKFPLLVRLTDGTEIECDLVVSATGVVPAISWEGGCDCPFKLGPDGGLFVDWSMRTSVKDVYAAGDVCYAGWEHAPHWFQMRLWTQARQMGAMAARSMAARRAGEEIYQDFCFEMFNHVTTLFGYQVVLLGRYNGQGLNDKYEVLLRMTPGLEYIKFVLVNGRLQGALLVGETGLEETCENLILNQLDLSPYGEELLNPDIDIEDYFD, from the coding sequence ATGTCCGACGATCTTTGTTGCACCTACCTCATCGTTGGCGGCGGAATAGCGGGTGTAACGTGCGCGGAAACGTTGGCCTTACTCCGCACAAATCCAACCGAGCGCATCCTGCTCCTCAACGAATCATCCCTCGTGAAAGCTGTCACCAACGTCGTACCCCTGGGGAAGGTGTTGAATCGCTTCGATGTTGAGGAAAAAGACGCCCAAGAGCTAACGACGAACAGTCAGGTCGATGTGCTGCTGGACCAACTGGATACGATCGTAAGCGAACACCACTACGTGCGAACGGTTGCCGGAAGGTGCATCAAATATCGTTTCCTGTGCCTCTGCACCGGTGCCCGGCCGAACATCATCGATAAGGCGAAGGGAAACCCGAACGTGATTGGGATACGTGACACGGAATCGGTGCAGCAGTTTCAAAAGCGAATCCACACGGCTAGCCGATTGGTGGTGGTTGGAAACGGTGGCATTGCTTCGGAGTTGGTGTATGAGGTCGGCGGCATGGAGGAGATTCATTGGGTGATAAAGGACGCGTACATCAGTTCGACGTTCGTGGATTCTGGTGCGGCAACATTCTTTCGCGAAAGATTGGGAAAGAAGGACAAGGATGAAGGCGCAAAGCCCATCTACAAGAGGATGCGTtatgtggaggaaaaaaatgaagaagaagCTGCAACCATTGGAGATGCGGATTCCAGCTGCGTTGCCGGTAATAAACGTGGGGCTGCATTAGGTCCCGACTGGCACCGAGCGTTCGATATTCGGAAGCACGGAGAAAATTTCCCTAACACCGGCAAAGTGACCGTCCACCATTCCGTTGAGATCGAAGCAATCAACGATCGCAGCAATGGAGAAAAGTTTCCTCTTCTCGTAAGGCTTACCGATGGTACGGAAATCGAGTGCGATTTAGTAGTGTCTGCCACGGGCGTTGTACCCGCCATTAGCTGGGAGGGTGGATGTGATTGTCCGTTTAAGCTCGGCCCCGATGGAGGACTGTTCGTCGATTGGTCGATGCGAACGTCGGTGAAAGATGTGTACGCTGCGGGAGACGTTTGCTACGCCGGCTGGGAGCATGCACCGCACTGGTTTCAGATGCGCCTCTGGACACAAGCTCGTCAGATGGGAGCGATGGCGGCGCGTAGTATGGCTGCCCGGCGGGCCGGTGAAGAGATATATCAGGATTTTTGCTTCGAAATGTTTAACCACGTGACTACGCTGTTTGGCTACCAGGTGGTACTCTTGGGGCGCTATAATGGGCAAGGTTTGAACGACAAGTACGAAGTGCTGCTCCGAATGACGCCAGGACTTGAGTACATCAAATTTGTACTGGTTAATGGTCGACTGCAGGGTGCCCTGCTGGTCGGCGAAACAGGATTAGAAGAAACGTGTGAAAATTTAATCTTGAATCAGTTAGACCTTTCCCCGTACGGAGAGGAACTGCTGAATCCGGATATCGATATTGAAGACTACTTTGATTGA
- the LOC131265792 gene encoding protein nessun dorma isoform X1 produces the protein MDVYEFKKTYLTRLLETSNVLNGGGASIPASAIRSEWINFVEVAVEPTGWQALWKASRPVCEQLCVKYPLVVLGTVDQVLFDELKATFLIEAILDDDVHLPEDKITVDLEELWPLREQNNPALNVNITADCIDKLRFFYQHLWMPWDVDIEDDHSWVAKHLDTRIRFSYDLKNKTMSRQLSSHALALLAESRYIQRKRELLELEIGEEDQDDEDDADNETSLMADNRAGELLQLNLRLNTIKNEISILENPVMRSVFEKLRFGNEKGKESTRMAYIVTQAGTIDEQLRYLADAKAMMDQKMLVKMCDSLQHALDHCSPDSVVYLPPGTRQDIKFLEYLNNDGSFRGVSDSLFIGDFDEASKTNPIIASKDDDSVLLTIDGDFTLENIKLDCSNVRTGVVIKKGNVTFRNCCFTGDPSSSTKQGIVIFGNCNITFDRCLIKEFATGIYSNHDCTISLLDTTISHCMTGLEMLDQCRVLFRSTRVLNSAQYGVLLEDFNDAEDNHHSDNQSNSSSQIFEDFNTVEREEFTFDGNCEFRGNVKGNFAIRKGCTDRFNSSCFVDEDERSSESADPDDSQQEEPSACNATNVSFSADFLENTNLSSTKHASKKLSNDRSNHHYSAESHEDRSTSDTGVSSSLTHTDDESLAENETIDVQELKGNKYLVKQASEPEESTDESTENQSDQIIEIEDTIIEID, from the coding sequence ATGGACGTGTACGAATTCAAAAAAACCTATCTCACACGGCTGCTAGAAACGAGCAACGTACTCAACGGAGGTGGTGCATCTATACCGGCATCGGCCATTCGCTCCGAATGGATTAATTTCGTTGAGGTTGCCGTCGAACCAACAGGATGGCAAGCCCTCTGGAAAGCCTCACGTCCAGTTTGCGAACAACTATGCGTAAAGTATCCGTTGGTTGTGCTCGGGACCGTAGATCAGGTGCTGTTCGACGAGCTGAAGGCAACGTTTCTCATCGAAGCAATCCTGGATGATGACGTACATTTGCCCGAGGACAAGATCACCGTCGACCTGGAGGAACTGTGGCCACTGCGGGAACAAAACAATCCCGCCCTGAACGTAAACATTACTGCCGATTGCATCGATAAGCTGCGATTCTTTTATCAACATCTTTGGATGCCCTGGGACGTCGACATCGAGGATGACCACAGCTGGGTCGCCAAGCACCTGGACACCCGGATCCGTTTCTCGTACGatctgaaaaacaaaactatgtcACGGCAATTGTCGTCCCACGCCCTGGCGCTGCTTGCAGAGTCTAGATACATCCAGCGCAAGCGGGAACTGCTGGAGCTGGAAATAGGTGAGGAGGATCAAGACGATGAGGATGACGCTGACAATGAAACCTCCCTGATGGCGGACAATCGGGCAGGTGAATTGCTACAGTTGAACCTTCGTTTGAACACGATTAAAAACGAAATCAGCATCCTGGAGAATCCCGTCATGCGCAGTGTATTCGAGAAGCTACGCTTCGGAAATGAAAAAGGCAAAGAAAGCACTCGTATGGCGTACATCGTCACACAAGCTGGAACGATTGACGAACAACTCCGATACCTGGCCGATGCTAAGGCAATGATGGACCAGAAGATGCTGGTGAAAATGTGTGACTCATTGCAGCACGCTCTCGACCACTGTAGTCCGGATAGCGTGGTGTATCTTCCACCCGGAACACGTCAAGATATTAAATTCCTGGAATACCTCAACAACGATGGATCTTTCCGGGGTGTAAGCGATTCGTTGTTCATAGGAGACTTTGATGAAGCGTCGAAAACAAATCCTATCATCGCTTCGAAAGACGACGATAGCGTCCTCTTAACAATCGATGGCGATTTTACGCTGGAAAATATAAAGCTCGATTGTTCGAACGTGCGAACCGGGGTGGTCATTAAGAAAGGTAATGTTACGTTCCGCAATTGCTGCTTCACGGGCGATCCAAGCTCCAGTACCAAGCAGGGCATAGTTATATTCGGAAATTGCAACATAACATTCGATCGTTGCTTGATCAAAGAATTTGCCACCGGCATTTACAGCAATCATGATTGTACGATCAGTTTGCTCGATACCACCATTAGCCACTGCATGACAGGTCTCGAGATGCTTGACCAGTGCCGGGTGCTGTTCCGCTCAACCCGAGTGTTGAACAGTGCCCAGTACGGTGTGCTTTTGGAGGATTTCAACGATGCCGAAGACAACCATCATTCCGACAATCAGTCGAACAGTTCGTCGCAGATCTTCGAAGATTTCAACACTGTCGAAAGGGAAGAGTTCACCTTCGATGGAAACTGCGAATTCCGGGGAAATGTGAAGGGAAACTTTGCCATTCGAAAGGGATGTACCGATCGCTTCAACAGTTCCTGCTTCGTGGATGAAGACGAGCGCTCCTCAGAGTCGGCAGATCCCGATGATAGTCAGCAGGAAGAACCTTCCGCCTGTAATGCTACGAATGTAAGTTTTTCTGCGGATTTTCTCGAAAACACTAACCtttcctccaccaagcacGCATCAAAAAAACTCTCGAACGACAGGAGTAACCACCATTACAGTGCAGAATCGCACGAGGATCGTTCGACCAGCGAtacgggtgtatcgagctccCTAACTCATACAGATGATGAGTCGCTTgcggagaatgagacgatcgaTGTGCAGGAACTTAAAGGGAATAAATATTTAGTAAAACAGGCGAGTGAGCCTGAGGAAAGCACCGATGAATCTACCGAAAACCAATCGGATCAGATTATAGAAATCGAGGATACGATCATAGAGATCGATTAA
- the LOC131265794 gene encoding apoptosis-inducing factor 1, mitochondrial, which produces MLSVSRGAIGSFRKVHTSIVRKHVLAGSCCQILVGRRWFSRKETAQKTIASQGGPSCPPPPPPPSQSYTGYLLGAIALTAGGLGLAYYNGLFDSTPPPVDDTKEKPSQHKGPYPLSSKDLPKHVPYLLIGGGTACIAAFRSIRGHDPKAKVLMITNELEMPYMRPPLSKELWFSPSESEPLKFRQWNGGERSIFFEPNDYYIDPTKLSDAPNGGIAVARGYEVQRLDVTNRKAILTDGTEIEYDKCLLAPGARPKNLPVFESAPLAVREKVTLFRSVRDFQRLTEKLGDGHKVAIIGGGFLGSELACALSKSEQTRKKNIEVFQLFNESGNMAKVLPEYLSHWTTERLREEGIKMWPKTQVKAADMQGKQVKLTLLDDSVLLVDHVIVAVGSEPNTNLAKTSGLEVDGSIGGFVVDAELRARSNVYVAGDAACFYDTKFGRRRLEHHDHAIVTGRLAGENMVGLNKPYTQQSMFWSDLGPKISYEAVGLVDSSLPTRAVFAIRSVEELTRAVAAATTGNDSAKLQAANANGDIKSVTPTEGGSESNTAENNAQEVPEKEEDGFNKGVVFYLRENKVVGVLMWNVFNKLGIARKIVDQCTEWDDLNEVAKLFHLHGPPADEDDKD; this is translated from the exons ATGCTTTCGGTGTCCCGTGGTGCGATCGGAAGCTTCCGGAAAGTCCATACAAGTATCGTACGAAAGCATGTTCTCGCTGGAA GTTGCTGCCAAATCCTCGTTGGACGAAGATGGTTTTCTCGCAAG GAAACAGCACAAAAAACTATTGCCTCTCAAGGTGGCCCATCAtgccctccaccaccaccacctccaagTCAGTCCTACACGGGATATCTTCTAGGAGCCATCGCACTGACCGCAGGCGGTCTTGGCCTAGCGTATTATAATGGACTTTTCGACAGTACACCACCCCCTGTTGATGATACGAAGGAAAAACCATCCCAGCATAAGGGACCGTATCCACTTTCCTCGAAAGATCTCCCAAAGCACGTTCCATACCTCTTAATTGGCGGTGGAACGGCCTGTATAGCTGCGTTTCGATCGATACGTGGACATGATCCTAAAGCAAAGGTGCTGATGATAACGAACGAGCTAGAAATGCCCTACATGCGCCCACCACTCTCGAAGGAACTGTGGTTTAGCCCGTCCGAGAGCGAACCCCTAAAATTCCGTCAGTGGAATGGTGGAGaacgaagcatttttttcgaaccgAACGATTACTACATCGATCCGACCAAACTGAGCGATGCCCCGAACGGCGGAATTGCGGTGGCACGTGGGTACGAGGTTCAGCGGTTGGACGTTACTAATCGCAAGGCGATTCTTACCGATGGCACCGAGATCGAGTACGACAAGTGTCTGCTTGCTCCGGGTGCACGGCCAAAGAATTTACCCGTCTTTGAATCGGCGCCACTGGCCGTCCGGGAAAAGGTTACCCTATTTAGAAGCGTTCGTGATTTTCAGCGTCTCACGGAGAAGCTCGGCGATGGCCACAAGGTTGCCATAATTGGTGGAGGATTCCTTGGAAGCGAGTTAGCCTGTGCTCTCTCGAAATCGGAACAGACGCGCAAGAAGAACATAGaagtttttcaacttttcaacGAGAGCGGAAATATGGCTAAAGTTCTCCCGGAATATCTTAGCCACTGGACAACGGAACGACTACGCGAAGAGGGTATTAAAATGTGGCCCAAAACGCAGGTGAAAGCGGCCGATATGCAAGGAAAACAGGTGAAGTTAACCCTGCTGGACGATAGTGTGCTGTTAGTTGATCATGTCATTGTGGCCGTGGGTTCAGAACCAAACACGAATCTTGCCAAAACGTCCGGCCTTGAGGTGGATGGTAGCATTGGTGGTTTTGTTGTCGATGCTGAGCTGAGAGCACGTTCGAATGTATACGTTGCTGGCGATGCGGCCTGTTTTTACGATACTAAGTTTGGAAGGAGGAGATTGGAACATCATGATCATGCGATCGTTACCGGTCGTTTGGCGGGAGAAAATATGGTTGGATTAA ATAAACCTTACACGCAACAGAGCATGTTCTGGTCAGATCTTGGGCCTAAGATCAGCTATGAGGCGGTTGGTCTTGTTGACTCCTCGCTGCCAACGAGGGCCGTTTTTGCGATACGCTCTGTTGAAGAGTTGACCCGTGCagttgcagcagcaacaactggTAATGATTCGGCAAAACTACAGGCAGCCAACGCTAATGGAGACATTAAAAGTGTAACCCCGACAGAGGGCGGTAGCGAATCGAATACTGCTGAAAACAATGCACAGGAAGTACCAGAGAAAGAGGAAGATGGCTTCAACAAGGGTGTAGTATTCTATCTCCGCGAAAACAAGGTCGTCGGTGTATTGATGTGGAACGTATTCAATAAGCTGGGTATAGCCAGAAAAATCGTCGATCAATGTACCGAGTGGGACGATTTGAACGAAGTGGCGAAGCTGTTCCATCTTCACGGACCACCGGCTGATGAAGACGACAAAGATTAA
- the LOC131265813 gene encoding transcription initiation factor TFIID subunit 13, translated as MAANPPEEGFDQAEFEDDDLGEVQIETSSGRKRLFSKELRCMMYGFGDDQNPYTESVDLLEDLVVEFITEMTHRAMEIGRTGRVQVEDIVFLVRKNSRKYARVKDLLTMNEELKRARKAFDEIKYVGAEAKIK; from the exons ATGGCCGCTAATCCACCAGAGGAAGGGTTCGATCAAGCGGAG TTTGAAGATGATGATCTCGGAGAGGTCCAGATTGAAACGTCGTCCGGTCGCAAGCGTCTGTTCAGCAAGGAGCTACGTTGCATGATGTACGGTTTCGGTGACGACCAGAATCCCTACACCGAGAGCGTTGATTTGCTGGAGGATTTGGTGGTCGAGTTCATCACGGAGATGACGCACCGGGCGATGGAAATCGGTCGCACTGGACGAGTGCAAGTGGAGGATATAGTATTTTTGGTGCGTAAAAACTCACGCAAATACGCCCGCGTCAAGGATCTGCTCACGATGAACGAAGAGCTGAAGCGCGCCCGTAAGGCGTTCGATGAGATTAAGTACGTCGGGGCAGAGGCAAAGATCAAATGA
- the LOC131265811 gene encoding small ribosomal subunit protein mS40, producing MSVFRLLGGEIISIYRQSLLTIGTGQARYLSVSTSHRRAAVPEGEQAEETAAGDEVTATEDDSATPKPPVDDPKDRTRVVPVETSIRYLASEAYRQTYQDDPVWKQYRRNHKGLYPPKLTRKTCIRKGRISTGNPCPICRDEYLVLDHNNIDLLKQFISPQTGEVLSYRVTGLCQKKHTQLLVAVERAMDRGLLTFDVPFREYDYSEYYPAKGTNSSK from the coding sequence ATGTCAGTGTTTCGATTGCTCGGTGGTGAAATCATTTCCATTTATCGTCAAAGCCTACTCACCATCGGTACAGGGCAGGCGAGGTATCTGTCCGTGTCCACATCGCACCGTCGGGCAGCAGTGCCGGAAGGTGAGCAAGCAGAGGAAACGGCAGCCGGTGATGAAGTAACAGCAACGGAAGACGACTCAGCCACCCCGAAGCCACCAGTTGACGATCCGAAGGACCGTACGCGAGTAGTACCGGTGGAAACGAGCATTCGCTATCTGGCCAGCGAAGCCTACCGTCAAACATACCAGGACGATCCGGTATGGAAGCAGTATCGGCGTAATCACAAGGGCCTGTATCCACCGAAGCTGACCCGTAAAACCTGCATCCGCAAAGGACGCATCTCGACCGGCAACCCGTGCCCGATCTGTCGCGACGAGTATCTGGTGCTGGACCATAATAATATCGATCTTTTGAAGCAATTCATTTCCCCACAAACGGGGGAAGTGTTGAGCTACCGCGTTACGGGGTTGTGTCAGAAGAAACACACCCAACtgttggtggcggtggagcGTGCCATGGACCGAGGTTTATTaacgtttgatgtgccgtTTCGAGAGTACGATTACAGTGAATACTACCCGGCAAAGGGAACGAATTCGtctaaataa